One Clavelina lepadiformis chromosome 1, kaClaLepa1.1, whole genome shotgun sequence genomic region harbors:
- the LOC143469179 gene encoding uncharacterized protein LOC143469179, translating into MKIICIAVLAVLLCNDSTAMPTTGLCPMVRGRLRVECGWSGISPAKCRSLGCCWDDRVPDFPSCYKSDERVSKKGNVGRLSRIQAVFQPVSLINAGEKSTVRSCNAEPRDRVDCGWTSISRKHCEARGCCYERSKTGPWCFQPDSLLIGPKVRSVLECAWECTRTSWRKIADGYSRCGTNSACWMLVMGQSSGTCMAACKRNEDMESFISNITACLGLGNQDAQNTYQECDTDLPCWIDLHGEEALRCFKRNKVGAKRYEVEIPEEKEEYIYEEEEEEEEDREVPPKYYISYLPPDEESSPRNVPREEGHTPLGSRPQFLEGIRRTSYFVETSNPFPVIDETERISEVLPPEEEEPSHPEEEEQSIEG; encoded by the exons GCTTGTGTCCTATGGTTCGTGGTCGTCTAAGAGTAGAATGTGGTTGGTCGGGAATATCGCCCGCAAAATGTAGAAGCTTGGGTTGTTGCTGGGACGATAGGGTACCCGACTTCCCATCATGTTATAAAAGTGACGAAAGGGTCTCCAAGAAAG GTAACGTTGGCAGACTCAGTCGCATACAAGCTGTTTTCCAACCGGTTTCCCTCATCAATGCCGGAGAGAAGTCAACCGTGAGGTCGTGCAATGCCGAGCCGCGCGACCGCGTCGACTGCGGTTGGACATCCATTTCACGGAAACACTGTGAGGCTCGCGGTTGCTGCTACGAGCGATCCAAAACCGGTCCATGGTGCTTCCAACCGGATTCACTCCTTATCGGACCAAAAGTTCGCAGCGTGCTTGAGTGTGCTTGGGAATGCACAAGAACGAGTTGGCGCAAGATAGCCGATGGTTACTCTAGGTGCGGCACCAACTCGGCTTGCTGGATGCTTGTTATGGGACAAAGTTCCGGGACTTGCATGGCAGCTTGCAAAAGAAACGAAG ATATGGAGTCTTTCATCAGTAACATTACTGCATGTCTTGGGTTGGGAAATCAAGACGCCCAAAACACTTATCAAGAATGCGACACTGATCTTCCTTGCTGGATAGATTTACACGGTGAAGAAGCACTAAGATGTTTTAAGCGTAACAAAGTTGGAGCAAAGCGCTATGAAGTCG AAATCCCTGAGGAAAAAGAAGAATACATTtacgaagaagaagaggaagaagaagaagataGGGAAGTGCCACCAAAGTACTACATTTCGTATCTTCCGCCCGATGAAGAGAGTTCGCCTAGGAATGTTCCTAGGGAGGAAGGTCACACTCCTCTTGGTTCAAGACCACAATTTCTCGAAGGTATCCGAAGAACCAGCTATTTTGTGGAGACATCAAATCCTTTCCCAGTGATTGATGAAACTGAACGAATTAGCGAAGTATTACCTCCGGAAGAAGAAGAGCCATCTCACCCGGAAGAGGAAGAACAATCTATTGAGGGCTGA